DNA sequence from the Oryza brachyantha chromosome 5, ObraRS2, whole genome shotgun sequence genome:
cgtctgtttttttttcttttggcaaaTATCAGGGTCTTGTTGATCAAATCCAACTAGGCTCTGTCTACTCTCtaaattttttcctaaaaatgtcacatcgaatctttaaacatctaGATAGAACATtacatatagataaaaaataaaactaattacacagttaagGGAAAAgtcatgagacgaattttttgagcctacttagtccatgattagccataaatgctacagtaacacatatgctaatgatagattaattatgctcaaaagattcatctcgcagtTTTTCAGACGAgctataaaattcgtttttcatttatgtccaaaaacctctttccaacatccgatgtgacacctaaaaattttcttttcgcaAACCGAACAGAGCCTAGGTCCTGAGAAATGTATTGGCTAGTTTGAACTCTACCAAAATGATGTCTTCAACTCTACCAAAATGATATCAAAGTCTCCGAAAATACACTGCAAAAAAGAGTAACCCGCAACAACCAGATCTTTCCATTTTATTATTATGCTCTCGGGGTTGATGTAACACCGCACCTCTAGTTGCCCAGACGAGGCAAATTATTCAGAACAATGCCCTTTATTCCTACTGAAAGTGCCTTTCTACTCCAAGCTAACTAGCATTGACGATAATATCATTATGTAGCGGAAGGTAAGGCCCAGTTCTTAGGTAAGGGCCCAATGTCATATATGATCTCCCTGTGGCAAGACCAAACGAGTTTAATGGCTTCTGGAGTTCCGATCCCAGCACCTCTTGGATCACCAGCAGGTCCAAACCTGAATTACAGAAAAGAAAGCATGTCAACTTATTGGTTATGGACTATGGTTAAGAAGGAATAATGGACTATGGTTAAAAAGGAAGATGGCAGATTCCAGTTTCTGATCTTAGCTCACCAGTGGTTCTGTGGAGCACCAGTAGTCCTTGCTCGAATGCCAGCGTATGTCGTCCCGTTAACTGATCTCCCAAGTACTTCCTGAAAACCGGAAGGTGTCTGGTAAGTTGCTGTCTCGCTGAGCCGAGGGGATTAagtgtttttggaaaaattgcCATGTGAATATCGCAAAAAAGTATTGCTACAAGATGGCTTGGCAAATGTTCAACCGAGTGAATGGATATGGGTGAAACACTCAAACAGAGATGAAAACCAACTTACCTGCAGGAATAAAGGGTTGTTTGAAACAACTGCAGCTGTCAGATGAGCATTCATCCTTTCACAGGCCTCCAATACTAATTCAAGCTGATCATCAGAGTATTCTGTAACCACCTGTGGAATGAAGCCAGAATAGttcagtactccctccatttcatattatagttTACTTTGGGTTTGTCCTAAGTCAAATCTCTTCAAGTTTAACCAGATTTATAGAAAGAATATAGTtacatttttaacaaaaaaataatatattgtaaACATATATTCAAGATGGATTTATGAGACTAATTTTGTGTTGTAGATgctatagtatatttttctgtaAATTTCGTCAAACTTAAAGAGCTTTAACTTAAAACACCCCCAAAGTGACTTATTATAAATTCTTTAGACATGCCATGATAATGTATGCGTGCAAGAGATAAACGGTAGGGTAACAAAACTTGTGTCAAAGCGAGGCCATGTTATCATTAAATAATGTTGTATTCAATCATAGTAGCACAATCATCAAGAGTCTCTTACCTGGAAAGGACCAAAGATCTCCCTTGTCACAAGCTCAAAGTTCCCACTTTTAAGGATTTCTGATAGAGGAACAAACACAGCAGTTGGTTTGAAGGCACCGTATATTTCTGGGATAGAGTGGTTCTCAAGAGGTTCACCACCAAACAGAACCTTTGATCCTGGTATTTTGAGAAGATTTTTCATATGCTCTATCATGCTTGACGTCGTAACCTGGATGACAAGGAAAATAATATTATGGGAACCATAATGTTGTTCATCTAGGTGTGCAACCACATGAACAAATTATAACAAGCAAAAATCAGTGTAGAATGGCTccatgttattaaaaaatatcattagcatgttattaaagtagagctaataaaagtggtttgatatataggtcttagttattttttatttcaaaaaataggagaaagttggtggtggggtaggtgacagattcaccaccacccaccaccaACACTTCTACTCTTTATAAGACTATAGATTTGTTGACCTTTTGGTGGGACACTTGTGTTTTGCAAGGATCAGTTCCAGTTAGTCCTTTTACTCTTATAGACACTTTAATGTTTGAACCTCCAAATGTTTAAATACtaacaaaaatcatatcaaaacatgaagattattaaatactacctccgtttcatattgtatgtctagattcattagcatccatatgaatctaggcaatgctagaaagacttacattgcgaaacggagggagtaataggATGGCTAGCTGGCTACTGATTTACTAATTAGAGATGTTCACTCACAGTAAGGACTGGGCCAATGGTCAAGTCTTCAAGCTTCCTTCTTCCAGAaagatttttcattttatcaagCAGCCCACTGGAAGACCAATTCTGCAAGTTACAAGAAAATTAACGAACAGATTAAGAGGATATAAGAGGCATTGAAGCTTCCAAAGCTTACACAAGAATAAAGAACAAattatcttttccttttctcatgaGCACGGGACCTTTTCCAAAACCTAGTGTTGACAGTTGGATAAGTTACTCAGTTTGGAAGTACTGAAGTTATCAATAATTTGGTCCATAAGAAATGATCAACCCATCAAGAGAAAcaaaggctgcgttcgtttaGAGTGGagaggtgggttagttatccggcgcggaaaacgtagtaatagattagtacatgattaattaattattaattattaaaaaatataaaatagattaatatgattttttaaaacaactttcctatagaaaaatttcgtaaaaaatacaccatttagcagtttgggaagcgtgcacgcGGAAAAAGAGgggagttagatatctaactcccGTGGCTGAACACGGCCAAAGTAGCACAAGTTATATTGTATGTCAAGTTCATGATCACAAGGGCGCATATACTAGTCCTTCCTATTACCTTATGCATGAATAGAATAGACTGAGCAGAGCACTTCTGACCACTGCAAGCATATGCATCCTGGTCACAAACCCATGCAATGTAATCAACCTGTTTGGATATCATGAGAAACATATGGCTGGTCAGCTTGGTATCTACAAACTGAGTTATGGATATAGAATATGCAGGATTGAACATAAATGATTTCCAACCTCTTGAACATCTGGACCAAGAATTTTCCAATCAAAACCAGCATCTTCCAATTTGATTTTGCCTTTCAAATCAGCAGCCAACTTCTCTGCTACACGTAAGCTCCCAGTGAAGAGGGTCATTTTTGGATTTGCCTAAAAGTGATCATGTGACCAACAAATTCAGCCATGGAATCACTGCTAGTAGGACAGCGAAAGTGTATTTTTGGCACAAGATAGAGAACTACCGGATGcattttgttatgaattaaATCCTTAACACATCATTTATTGGAAATGGTGCAACATCCcaacaaataaaagattatatgattGCAACACACTGGTCTTATATTAGCATGAGTGGcatatattatcaaatatggAGCTTAGTTTATCAgatattgagaaaaaaaaggtaggaATTTGGGGAAGAAAATCCAATAAGTACAAGTATTGACACGATCAAatgtattccctccgtttcatattataatactttctgggtttgtctagattcatctatgtggcaatgtatatgttttgtatatgtgtctagatttattaatacacATGTGAATCTAAGCAAAGCCAAAAAGGtcatataatatggaacatagggaatattatctaaaagcaaatatcGAGGAAATTATCGTAAAACTCCCATCTTCCAAAAGCAACTGTTATTGATAAACTGATAATGTGTGCTAGTTTATACATTTATActatcttctttttatttttttgcaaggaTGTAATACTATCTGATATAACGTGTGAATCTTTACACTTTACAGTGAGCAAGGGCATAGCTGTTCAAACCTCTAACAGCAGTTTGTTCATCGTGATACCATCAGAATTTATGAAGTCCACATCCTCTGCTGGCATCCCACATGCGTGTAGCAACCTGAGCATCTGTTCCATCACAATGCTAACTTTGCTATCAACTTTGAGGACAGGTTTATTTCCCATATACAGAGCCCCCATTAATTGCAGTAAGGGAATCTCCAGAGGGAAATTGAACGGTGTGATTATTGCAACCTGTTCAAAATtagatatataatatttgagcTAACATGTTATTGAAGAGATAACCTGGTATTGCTAAATGGTTAATCATTCAACTACATTGTTAGTACTCACCGGACCATATGGCCAACGGTAACCATTGCTGCTTTGTCCAAGATGATTACCAGGTACAGCAAATGATCGAGCCAGAAAGCGTACCTGGCCATACCAGAGAAAGAGTTGATCTCAATGATGAGAAAATGTaccagagattttttttttcaatctacaTAATGCAGCATTTCACAAGTTCCTTTGCCAATGACACACTCTTATATCAAATTACAAGTCTAAAACTACAAACCACAGTGCCAATAAAAGAACCCATAATATCATAGTCCCTGTGAAAATGCAAATGAAGGAACACAATCAAATGGTAAATTTGCATACCTGATCTCCACAAAAGttctccaaaaatttttgtgtgACTTGAACTTCTGCAAGAGCTTGCTGATAACTCTTTGGAGATACTCTTTGAATAAGTTTAGCAAAGAAATCTGAAACCTGTCAGTCACCAATGACATAATCAGAAATTAAAAGGAATAGATGAGAAAAGCaacttttctcttctttttctcaacATGAGTTTATTTGGCATTTATGTCCATCATAATGCAGGTCCATCCATGACAGCTAGAGCCATCTAAAAATCTCACTGAAGGTAGGAAGTCGAAACATTTAGTTTTAAGATGACATACCACAGGTTGAGCAAGCATGTTTGCAGCTTTTGCAGATATATCTCCATACATGAGATACCTGCATATTAAATATGCTAAAATTCATCAAGGCATACTTGatcatttttcatgtaatGCGTATGTAGTACCAGAAAACTACACAGACCTCTCTGGAGCTCTAAGTGGGTTGTGAAGTCCATGCTTTGGGCAATTAGATAAACTCTTTACGAATGGCTgcgccaaaagaaaaaaatgcacatTTTCTGAGGACACACTTCTGAGCATAGAACAGATTAACAGTAATATCAAGCAAGTCGAAATATAACCCAAGacaatcattttctttttaacagAGTAATCTGAGTAATTTTAACAGAGTAatctgattaattttttttctttttaacagAGTAATCTGAGTAATTTTGTAGTGGGGTAAGCTGAGAAAAgttgataaaaattaaatataaaggaATAACTCTTGTATCACTGCAGGACGAAAATGATAAGAAAATCATCTGTAAGCAACCAACATACCTTTATTTCTGCTTCCTGAACCTCAGCAACTTTGATAAACTTTTCACCATTTAGAGGATCAACTAACCAATTCCAGTTACCGGACGCTGTCCAACTACCCTGCACTGAACTTAACCCTGTCAGCAGTCTGACCAGAACTTAATTCACTTCTATGTCCATGCTAAAAAATCGTCTTATTCCATAATGAACACTTATCAGTAATAGTTGAAGGCTAAACAGTAAGGGATCCCATGTTCTGATAGAAATACCATTCAGAGATAGACTACATCTTTGGTAGGTCCTGGCTCATTAGAAGCTAGAAGTGAATTTTACTTAGTAAGAGATCAAACACATGCCACTGCTTTGAAATGTCTACAGTTAGGTGTGGCATAACGAATCATAACATAACTCTGTAGAAAATACGTCTTAAAACATAATTGGTCTTACAACACCACAAACACCAACTAGTATCCCCTCCAGACAAGATTTATGGAGACAAGATTTATGCGTACATAAACAATAAGCAGAGGCCCAAATGGGAGGTTCCTTACCAAAATTCTGCACTTCCGCGGGGCTCGAACCCGAAATCTCCTCAGGTGACACTGTCGCAAATGGCGGCGAGTGCAAACACCTGCGAATCGATCACCGCAAACGATAAGTTGCAGAGCAAAGTAAGTGACCATACTTATCAGCTTCAAGCAGCATCAACTCAATCGCACGGCACGCCTCCACGAGACCAGAACACTGGACACCGGATCGCGCCCAAAATCACAGAAACCGCTCGACGAGCGGCTCGCGGGAAACTCGCATCGGATCATCAAATGGGCAACGGCGCCCAAACCGCCGCAGAAGatcgacgcgcgcgcgc
Encoded proteins:
- the LOC102712818 gene encoding delta-1-pyrroline-5-carboxylate dehydrogenase 12A1, mitochondrial, translating into MSLILSQRRLAAAVRRSGPIALASRCLHSPPFATVSPEEISGSSPAEVQNFVQGSWTASGNWNWLVDPLNGEKFIKVAEVQEAEIKPFVKSLSNCPKHGLHNPLRAPERYLMYGDISAKAANMLAQPVVSDFFAKLIQRVSPKSYQQALAEVQVTQKFLENFCGDQVRFLARSFAVPGNHLGQSSNGYRWPYGPVAIITPFNFPLEIPLLQLMGALYMGNKPVLKVDSKVSIVMEQMLRLLHACGMPAEDVDFINSDGITMNKLLLEANPKMTLFTGSLRVAEKLAADLKGKIKLEDAGFDWKILGPDVQEVDYIAWVCDQDAYACSGQKCSAQSILFMHKNWSSSGLLDKMKNLSGRRKLEDLTIGPVLTVTTSSMIEHMKNLLKIPGSKVLFGGEPLENHSIPEIYGAFKPTAVFVPLSEILKSGNFELVTREIFGPFQVVTEYSDDQLELVLEACERMNAHLTAAVVSNNPLFLQEVLGRSVNGTTYAGIRARTTGAPQNHWFGPAGDPRGAGIGTPEAIKLVWSCHREIIYDIGPLPKNWALPSAT